The Oryzias melastigma strain HK-1 linkage group LG6, ASM292280v2, whole genome shotgun sequence genome includes a window with the following:
- the pde12 gene encoding 2',5'-phosphodiesterase 12: MFGHLSAAFALFPRCLAQPSSKTLSGACRLFRGMEPVIVRSLPGEPKLTISLCLNGSHKHMLRDQDEPLGKALARISSSSAKSLTKAKKTKKSRGEQPGEAAEAAVVKLLSGGEVMLETLPNSEAWRDGAVLQVGDVTFSVHRNPPSFTTAELPLSLLSGFPVCPKLEVEFGNLQDSEFTWFKENPTSTSPEDGPDPDSSWTQVGSQRVHVPSNQDIGCRLKLRCTPKEGERSGLVKELISISAVEAGPGVCTFDNRHAYTAKEAVWPAVRVASYNILADIYAQTELSKTVLYPYCAPYALELDYRQNLIKKELAGYHADIVCLQEVDKGVFADSLSPALDAFGLDGVFRLKEKQHEGLATFFRRSKFQLLSSHDIMLSEALTSDPLHSELLQKISGSVALREKVLLRSTSLQVTVLEDRIRTDRKLIVANTHLYWHPKGGNVRLVQVGVALRHLSYVIDTVAPGAPLLFCGDFNSMPDSGLFQLLSKGAIPEQHPDWNSSGPEESCSVELASPFPPLLSACGQPAYTNYVGGFHGCLDYVFIQPESMKVEQVIPLPNHQEVTAYKALPSLAHPSDHIALVCDLLWTP, translated from the exons ATGTTTGGTCACCTGTCCGCTGCTTTCGCTCTGTTCCCCCGCTGTCTGGCCCAACCCTCATCGAAGACTCTATCCGGAGCCTGTCGCCTGTTCCGCGGGATGGAACCAGTGATCGTGAGGAGCCTTCCCGGGGAGCCGAAGCTCACCATCTCCCTCTGCCTGAACGGGAGCCACAAACACATGCTGCGGGACCAGGACGAGCCGCTGGGGAAGGCCCTCGCCAGGATCTCCAGCTCCAGCGCCAAGAGCCTCACGAAGGCgaagaagacaaagaagagCCGCGGAGAGCAGCCGGGCGAGGCGGCGGAGGCCGCGGTGGTGAAGCTGCTCTCCGGCGGGGAGGTGATGCTGGAAACGCTCCCCAACTCGGAGGCGTGGCGGGACGGAGCCGTGCTGCAGGTAGGAGACGTGACGTTCTCTGTGCACCGGAACCCCCCCTCCTTCACCACGGCGGAGCTGCCGCTGTCACTGCTCTCCGGCTTCCCGGTCTGCCCAAAGCTGGAGGTGGAGTTCGGAAACCTGCAGGACAGCGAGTTCACGTGGTTCAAAGAAAACCCAACGAGTACGAG TCCTGAAGACGGTCCAGATCCGGACTCATCCTGGACTCAGGTGGGGTCTCAGCGCGTCCATGTCCCCTCCAATCAGGACATTGGCTGCAGGCTCAAACTGAGGTGCACTCCCAAAGAGGGAGAACGCAGTGGCCTGGTCAAAGAGCTGATCTCTATTTCAGCTGTGGAGGCGGGACCTGGCGTTTGTACTTTTGACAACCGCCATGCTTACACGGCAAAGGAGGCAGTGTGGCCGGCGGTGAGGGTGGCGTCTTACAACATCCTGGCAGACATCTATGCTCAGACAGAACTGTCCAAGACGGTTCTGTACCCGTACTGTGCCCCGTACGCTCTGGAGCTGGACTACAGGCAGAACCTGATCAAGAAGGAGCTGGCGGGATACCACGCTGATATAGTCTGTCTGCAGGAGGTGGACAAAG GAGTGTTTGCCGACAGTCTGAGTCCTGCTCTGGACGCCTTCGGTCTGGATGGCGTTTTCAGGCTCAAAGAGAAGCAGCACGAAGGGCTGGCGACATTCTTTCGCAG GTCGAAGTTTCAGCTGCTGAGCAGCCACGACATCATGCTCAGCGAAgcgctgacctctgaccccctccactctgagctgctgcagaagaTTTCTGGGAGTGTGGCCCTAAGGGAGAAGGTCCTGCTGAGATCCACCTCCCTGCAG GTAACTGTTCTGGAGGACCGCATCAGGACAGACAGGAAGCTGATTGTGGCCAACACTCACCTGTACTGGCATCCTAAAG GAGGGAACGTTCGGCTGGTCCAGGTGGGAGTGGCTCTGCGACACTTGAGTTATGTGATTGACACAGTTGCTCCAGGAGCTCCTCTTCTCTTCTGTGGTGACTTCAATTCCATGCCAGACTCGG GTCTGTTTCAGCTCCTCAGCAAGGGGGCGATTCCTGAGCAGCATCCAGACTGGAATAGCTCGGGTCCAGAGGAGTCCTGCAGCGTGGAGCTGGCCTCCCCGTTTCCGCCGCTGCTGAGCGCCTGCGGACAGCCCGCTTACACCAACTATGTGGGAGGATTTCATGGCTGCCTGGACTACGTCTTCATACAGCCGGAGAGCATGAAG GTGGAGCAGGTAATTCCTCTGCCCAACCACCAGGAGGTGACGGCCTACAAGGCCCTGCCCAGCTTAGCTCACCCCTCTGACCACATCGCTTTGGTTTGTGACCTTCTTTGGACTCCCTGA
- the gmppb gene encoding mannose-1-phosphate guanyltransferase beta, with protein sequence MFSDLSRRSMKALILVGGYGTRLRPLTLSVPKPLVEFCNKPILLHQVEALVKAGVNHVILAVSYMSELLEREMRVQEQRLGIQISLSHEKEPLGTAGPLALARELLNVDNEPFFVLNSDVICDFPFQDLLQFHRNHGKEGTIVVTRVEEPSKYGVVVFEAESGKIHRFVEKPQVFVSNKINAGMYIFNPNMLSRIQLRPTSIEKEIFPVMAEESQLYAMELQGFWMDIGQPKDFLTGMCMYLQSLRQHTPDRLHTGPGFLGNVLVDPTAQIGQNCTIGPNVTIGAGVVVEDGVRIKRCTVLKGSRVRSHSWLESCIVGWSSSVGQWVRMENVTVLGEDVIVNDELYLNGANVLPHKSINESVPEPRIIM encoded by the exons ATGTTCTCTGATCTGTCCCGCAGAAGCATGAAGGCCCTGATTCTGGTTGGGGGGTACGGGACCCGGCTGCGACCACTCACCCTGAGCGTCCCCAAACCTCTGGTGGAGTTCTGCAACAAACCCATCCTGCTGCACCAGGTGGAGGCGCTGGTCAAG GCTGGAGTGAACCATGTGATCCTGGCTGTGAGCTACATGTCAGAGCTGCTGGAGAGGGAGATGAGAGTCCAGGAGCAGAGG CTGGGAATTCAGATCTCTTTGTCTCATGAGAAAGAGCCTCTGGGAACCG CCGGACCGCTGGCTCTGGCTCGAGAGCTGCTGAACGTCGACAATGAGCCGTTCTTTGTCCTCAACTCGGACGTCATCTGCGACTTTCCCTTTcaagatctgctgcagttccaCCGGAACCACGGCAAGGAGGGAACCATTGTG GTGACACGGGTGGAGGAGCCGTCAAAATATGGTGTGGTGGTGTTTGAGGCTGAAAGTGGGAAGATCCACCGCTTCGTCGAGAAACCACAGGTCTTTGTCTCCAATAAGATCAACGCTGGCATGTACATCTTCAATCCCAACATGCTCAGCAGGATCCAG CTGAGACCAACATCCATCGAGAAGGAGATATTTCCTGTCATGGCGGAGGAGAGCCAACTGTACGCCATGGAGCTGCAGG GTTTCTGGATGGACATTGGTCAGCCTAAGGACTTTCTGACGGGCATGTGCATGTACCTGCAGTCACTGAGGCAGCACACTCCTGACAGGCTGCACACAGGACCTGGTTTCCTTGGCAACGTCCTGGTG GATCCGACGGCACAAATAGGACAGAACTGCACCATCGGTCCAAACGTCACCATCGGCGCCGGCGTGGTGGTGGAGGACGGTGTTAGGATAAAGAGGTGCACGGTACTGAAAGGATCCAGAGTTCGATCCCACTCCTGGTTGGAGAGCTGCATTGTGGGATGGAGCTCCTCTGTGGGTCAGTGG GTGCGCATGGAGAACGTGACGGTGTTGGGGGAGGACGTTATTGTGAACGACGAGCTTTACCTGAACGGCGCCAATGTCCTGCCCCACAAATCCATCAACGAGTCAGTTCCAGAGCCGCGCATTATCATGTAG